TCGCACCTGTGGCAACCGGAATACTACGATTCACagattttgatgtttgttatttttggagatattcaATCTTAAGTAGGCGATGTCCCTTGGACACTTCAATGTCCAGTATTAACGatgttaacaatttttatttgattttgatttttagttCCAACTGTCACCGCGTCAGACTCTTTTTTGCCaagctgtacctatgtatatggtGATGAAGCGAGtgtttgttggctgtggtctttgtggtaggtacctatggtGTAGCACGTACGTACAACAGTTGTTTGCACCTAGCAAGCTAATCAATAGTTtaatttgtctaaaaaatgtttGTTCTACAAAAACTGTTCATGAGAACGTGCAGAGGCTTAGgcatacgttttttttttgcttgcaCTCTAATTCTGATTGCTTCTAAAATTTCTGATTCTactaaaaagaaaacacataGGTGATTTATGCAGTATTTTTACCAACAAAACCTTCCTTGAATCTACAAAGCAtaacacaaatacaaaatatttttacagacaAAGGATTATAAGTCTGGTTTAGGGCACAtgctagtattttatatgtttttgtcaTATCTATTAGTTTGTCCACAGGAACAGTCTTAGCAGCTTCATGGTTGACACTCTTCAATAAACCTTCTTCTTTACCCTCACCTGGGGTCAGGGGCACAGGAGGCTCCAGTTGAGTGCAATAAATGGAGAGGCCCTCCGCAGAACATCCTACCAGGAACTTTAACTTATCCTTGAACCTGTATTGGCTAAATGATACCTTTACTGCATTATGCTGACTCTCCATTGTTATAGGAATCTCACTGGTCTTGCTGTCCACAATGCCAGTAGGACAACTGCCTCTAAACACAGAAGGCAAGTGTGTACTAGCCAAATGATGACTAGGCCAGAAGCTAATCCTTCTCCAGTTATCACAAACAAAATTCACCCAAGTAATAAAGACATTACAGACATCACATTTGTTAACACCAAACATTTTACCTATTTCAAAGTCAGGCTTGCTGCGCCTCAacttaataagtaatattaaaaattgatCTTCAATGGACAAATTACATAAGTCACTAGACCTATACTTGATGTCACAGGCCATTGGCACAAGAGTTGACAGAAGAAGTGTGAATTGTGCATATGTGTCTAGCCCCGTGTAGAAATATACAGATTCATCATCGGTGACTAAATCTTTTGCAGAAAATAATCTCAAACTGTTTGAGGTCTGCGTGCATTGAGCTCGCACCAGATATTTAGAGCAGCCGTGGCAGTGATGACTCTGTGCATGCGACCTAGTGCTGTTGCTACATTTGTCATGAGAGTCGTCAGCATCCATAGAGTCGCGTTTTTGGCTATCACTGGAGATTCTTTCACGATATTTTCTGTGTCTGCGACCTTTTCGTCGCTTCAGCCTTGCGAGATTCAGTCTTGATAATGAACTGGAATTCCATTCAAAAATCGATGGCACCGCATTCTTCTTCAGGAACCTGTGGAGTGGCGCTCGCCCTGTAATATACAAATCGTAATTACAAATGTGCTCCGTGCTAGGCCTCACTTTAGGGCTGATTTATCTCAGTGTGGCGAATATTATCAACTTATTACCTGTGTAGATGCCCGCATTGTCGAATTCCTTCTTATTACCTGCGTATATGCCTGCATTGATAAATTCCTTCTTAGTACTTAGTCAGTGGGTCATTCCTAGAGCATTCTAGGTACTACTCTACATACATTAGGGCCTCCAGTAGACTATCTACAAGAGGTCAGGTCAAACCTCACCACCATTTGAAGGAGATTCACCCATTATCCCTTGCCGCAAGAGGTCGGGCCCTGCTGCTCCAGGCAGCATTATAAGATTGAAATTACCGTTACTAACCAGGAAAGCCAACAGGCCTCATGTAGTCGGAATCATGAAAATGCTTTCGACAGACTCTTGCTCCTTTTGGAACAAAATCAACGCGCTTTATAGCCTCGAGCCATCGTCTTCTTAGTTCTGCGTCTTTCGGGAAACTATGGTTTGCCTTTTCCCTACACAGAGGAACGCTACATCGCGTCATTATAAAAATTTTTGTTATATCGtgtattaataataacaatgggTCACAAAAaactcataatattattttagaattttggaaataaaatttttgatcCGTACCCTGAGCTAATTTGGCATTACTTTGACATTTCATCAGTGTTCGTTTggttcatttattttgaatgaaaaacaaaatagtaactataagatattttatgaaaacgcCATCTAGTATCCAATAGCTAAGGTGAAATACTTGGACAAAGGAGTCTGCAATGTTCGAGAAATAACTTGAAGACGTATGCAGGTACAACTACTTGCTTCGATTCTCTTTACTAACATTTACTAACTGCTTTTTAAAACTACCTTTTTGATGTTTCTAATAGTTATTACGGACACTTGTACGAGGTGCCTGTGGttaaaaacatatacctactgaaaTCAATTACGAGAAACGTTAACTTTGCCGCGTTAATTTAGTTAGGAGCCAAtctttagttttgatttgaaatgATTTAGGTATTCCacaacatcaaaataataatctgCCATCCTAATAATTTGCCCTTTAACGGCCTGCGCATCTAGGTTACATAATAGGTATTGATTTCAGATGCATCTAGAAAAATCTTCGAGCTAAAATCTGACGTCAGCCGCATCTGAATGACGTCAATATTGAAGAACTGAGAATGATGCGACAACTACATAGATAGCTAGGTAGATATTCTAAGATACTTCTGACATATTTCCAGTTCTAGAGTTCTAGAAACACCTGTCTGTTATCTTTGCCAATAATTGAAAGCTAAGCTAAAAAGCTGCACTCGTAAtttgtaataagtaggtaagtacctatgtaatcaATACCTACACCTATGATTTGCATACTTAataggtatgtaagtatgtacacACTTTTCTCATGAACTTCATGTGAACTACCTATTAGCAAAAAACTACGTTAAAGCCAGTAAATCAAAAGAGTTAATCAAAAATAAGCACTTTTTCAACATTGAAATTACAATATGGCACTCCCAAAACACCTCATGTCATCACCTGCCCAGTTTACTCAGTTTTGtctaattaatcaattttaagaTAACAAAGCCTAGATTTAATTTTCAAGACTATACACATATCAAATCCTTCA
This genomic stretch from Helicoverpa armigera isolate CAAS_96S chromosome 26, ASM3070526v1, whole genome shotgun sequence harbors:
- the LOC110380962 gene encoding uncharacterized protein LOC110380962 isoform X1, with product MTRCSVPLCREKANHSFPKDAELRRRWLEAIKRVDFVPKGARVCRKHFHDSDYMRPVGFPGIYAGNKKEFDNAGIYTGRAPLHRFLKKNAVPSIFEWNSSSLSRLNLARLKRRKGRRHRKYRERISSDSQKRDSMDADDSHDKCSNSTRSHAQSHHCHGCSKYLVRAQCTQTSNSLRLFSAKDLVTDDESVYFYTGLDTYAQFTLLLSTLVPMACDIKYRSSDLCNLSIEDQFLILLIKLRRSKPDFEIGKMFGVNKCDVCNVFITWVNFVCDNWRRISFWPSHHLASTHLPSVFRGSCPTGIVDSKTSEIPITMESQHNAVKVSFSQYRFKDKLKFLVGCSAEGLSIYCTQLEPPVPLTPGEGKEEGLLKSVNHEAAKTVPVDKLIDMTKTYKILACALNQTYNPLSVKIFCICVMLCRFKEGFVGKNTA
- the LOC110380962 gene encoding uncharacterized protein LOC110380962 isoform X2, with the protein product MTRCSVPLCREKANHSFPKDAELRRRWLEAIKRVDFVPKGARVCRKHFHDSDYMRPVGFPGRAPLHRFLKKNAVPSIFEWNSSSLSRLNLARLKRRKGRRHRKYRERISSDSQKRDSMDADDSHDKCSNSTRSHAQSHHCHGCSKYLVRAQCTQTSNSLRLFSAKDLVTDDESVYFYTGLDTYAQFTLLLSTLVPMACDIKYRSSDLCNLSIEDQFLILLIKLRRSKPDFEIGKMFGVNKCDVCNVFITWVNFVCDNWRRISFWPSHHLASTHLPSVFRGSCPTGIVDSKTSEIPITMESQHNAVKVSFSQYRFKDKLKFLVGCSAEGLSIYCTQLEPPVPLTPGEGKEEGLLKSVNHEAAKTVPVDKLIDMTKTYKILACALNQTYNPLSVKIFCICVMLCRFKEGFVGKNTA